The genomic stretch CTGAAACTGACAGGGAAGCAGGAGGAAACAAGGAATCATCAGTGAAGTTTAAGTCCAGCTAGTCCTTTAGCCATTGTCTACTTGTAGAGACCTAAAAGCGTTAGCGTAAGAACAGATACAAagcaataatttatttatttgtacggGGTTTTGACAAATCTCTTGATGTGGATCAGGTGAAGTTCTATAAATCCTTTACCTTTATGAGTGTATGCATGTGCTTGTAGTAGGTTTTGTACTTGGGAGTACTTCACTAGGGGTGTTAGACAACTTTATCTGAAGGAATGCTACTCTTGGACCTGCATCCATGGTCATTCACATGTGTAGAGTTGGCACACGTGCATGGTCCAAATTTATTTTGTCCTTTTTGCCTTTTTGTTTGTTGGTAATTTGTCTGTTATACCAAATCTTGCTAGTGACATTTTCGGTCACTGACCAATGAgctcacttgtacaaactgaaaatcgaAATAGTACTCTGTAATCCTCCAGATAGAACAATGTATAATACATGTTGTACATCATGCATACCAACTGTTGGATGAATTACCTCAATAAAGAACGTTTTGTGTGGATCTCACTTGTGGGACCATCTTTCTCTATCGATGAATGGGCACACATGGATGTATGGTTGAAGACTATACCATTGATGCCCCTTTGGATAAAAGTAGAGCTGGTTTGACCATTTAAACTTTCCTTTCATCATTATGTGTTTTTACACCTTATAGATTTGATGAACTTTAACCATTTTTGCTTTTAGCCCTGTTTGAGGGATACCATTCCTATGATAAAAATGCAATTGCCAAAGTAATTTTCAGTCTGTCCAGATACATAAGGATCCACTGGGGAGGGATGTTTCcagatcatcaaaatatacaaTCATGTGTGCTTGGCTTGTCCATAATTATGCTTGAGCCAAGAAATGACCTCAACCACCAATTATCCCATGTTTCGAATGCTTACATAGATGCATTGAGATCGAAAGCCTCGAGCGTGGTGCAACCCAGCTCTCTTACAATTCAACACCGGCCTTGCTAGAAGGGTCAATTCCTGCTTTCCATCATGTGGTTCCCACTTCTTGATGCCACGGTCCAAAAACTGAAAAGTCCATTCCATGGGTGATCAACAAAAGCAAGGGCCCCACACCCTTGGCTAGGATATATATCAAAGAACATAGTGGACTATGAGGTTTTTGGAAAGGTTTCACAGCTTTATAATTCAAGCCATCGATGTGATGTCTTACACACTAAATGCCCTACACAACAAAAGAAGTTCTAAGATTGGAAAATCCTAGTCATTGAATTTACCAGCTTTCTTTGTTGAATATGCACAATTGGTTCGCTTCCTTTTTACCCTTGATCGTCTATCTGCTAGCCACCAAAAAGGTTAGTATTtctaattaggagaataattAATGCATGAGCCATCCAAATTGGGGCCTATCAGTAGTTTGGATCTTAAAACTTGAGTCCCACCATTACATACTTAAAACCTCATAGGAATATCGTAGAAACTCTTTGGTGAAACATGTTTATTGGTTGTTTCTTTGCTTCCCatatttttagagagagagagagagagagagagagagagagagagagatttggtttGTGGGTACAGAATATTTATACAAGTAATTATGCTCAAtccattttaatattttaatattgtCAAACAATTCACATATCACCCATGCTGATGAAATGTGTAGCTGCAATGATGCCTATGTGCGCACCATTACAGTCTGGTTCAGACATGCCAACTTCTCATGCATTTGGGACATTTGAGGCGTACATAGAGGTCAGCTCAACCATGCAGATGACCCGACACTATGATTATACCAGTCCGCTTATCAGGCAGGCCactaccacatgaaaacaatagataGTTccgagagagaagaaaaaaaaaaaaaacaatagtacgcacttaatgtatgtatgtggcatgcCTGGTGAGTTGACTATCCCGACTTTCCTAGGAAGATCATCCGAAAGCCTGGCCCATCTTATTTACCTCCCAAATCTTCCAAACACATCTTTGTAGAGATGCCTTAGGATTGGCAAGCACAAAAACCTACAAGATATGAAAGCTAACACGAGAAACTTAGGTGAGTTTTGATATATGATTAAGAGTTTAGCTATTGATGATTAACAAAGAGAAAAGAACATGACTAACAATATTCTTTCTTGTAGAGCTTGCATATACAATGAGGGTGACTGAAAAATGCGATGTATATAGCTTTGGTGTTGTGGCACTTGAAGTGATGATGGGAAGTCATCCTGGGGAGCTCATCTCCTCTTTGTCATCATCAAGTAGTAGACAAGATACACTGCTAAAAGATATGCTGGACCAACGTCTCTCAGATCCGATGGCTGATGTTGCACAGGAAGTCTTATTTGTGGTATCCATGGCTCTTGCATGCATTCGGCCAGATCCAGACTCTCGGCCAACCATGCGACATGTGGCTCAGGAGCTTTCTATTAGAGGGCCTTCTTTCTCTCTACAGCCATTCCATGCAGTTACATTACGTCACCTGATGGATCTGAAGGTATAGTTGGGTGGATGAAGTTTGTGGACATGTGGTGGCATGAACATTATTACTGTGTTTGTTGTATGAAAATCATCGAGCATGGAGAAGGTGTTTTTCTTGTTATGATATGTACATAATTTAGTGTGTAGAATCGATGTTTATAGAAATGTAGTATTTTAGCGTTGGTGATCGAAATCCATATGTAATAAAGTATTTGAAAGAATAAAGATGTTTTCTTGTGTGATGTTTATCTTCTAACCGAAGGGTTTCAAGCCAAATAAAAAACCTATTTCTAGGAATTATAATCATTTTCCTTATATATACTAATGTATAATGAAAAGTAAAAGAATGAGTTTATTTATCTAAGAGAGATGGTCTAAGTTTCTTTTTTTAGAAGGCAGGGAAGAAAGACTCTTTTATTACCAAGGGCTAAGACCTAATTGaacacatcaaaaaaaaaaaaaaaaaaatctaccttCTAGGAATTACAatcatttttcttatatatacCAGTGTcttaaatagcagtagcgtggtgcgtagcgttcaaccctccaaAGCGTGTAGTgaaatagcgtagcgtgtagcgtaagctacacaatacttctattttttaataaaaaaagaaaagaaaaatataataaatattaaatagtaagaaaaaagcaaaatatataaaagtcACATTCTTAAAAAAAGCCatgcattacagtggaccccacgcatgtgggccatgccatacaca from Magnolia sinica isolate HGM2019 chromosome 17, MsV1, whole genome shotgun sequence encodes the following:
- the LOC131231233 gene encoding MDIS1-interacting receptor like kinase 2-like encodes the protein MRVTEKCDVYSFGVVALEVMMGSHPGELISSLSSSSSRQDTLLKDMLDQRLSDPMADVAQEVLFVVSMALACIRPDPDSRPTMRHVAQELSIRGPSFSLQPFHAVTLRHLMDLKV